GGCTCGACATGGACTGGCGCCACTGGCGCCGGGCGGCGGAGCGCGGGTTGCTTTGCTCGATCAATCCCGATGCTCACGAGACGGCGGGGCTCGCGTATGTGGCGGCCGGCGTGAACGCGGCGCGCAAGGGCTGGCTGGAAAAGAAGCATGTGGTCAACACGCTGCCGCTTGCGAAGATGAAGGCCTGGCTGCGCGAGTGAGCCCGGCCACGGGATGAAAGGCGCGCGGCGACGTGACGATGTCGTTTTTCAGAAATGCAAAATCACACGGAGAACCATGGCAGTGTTTTTTCCGGAGGGACGGCCTCCGTGCCGTCCGCGCCAGCCCTGAGAGGGCGGCACGGAGGCCGCCCCTCCGGAGGCATGAAAGGCGGCGCGCGGTGATGAAGGCATGGTTGCGAAAAGCGTGGGCGCGGTTGCGCGGGGGTGACGCGGACAAGGCCGGCGCGCCCCGCGGCGGCAGGACGGAGAAACAACAACACGGCGCGGAGGGCGAGCGGGCGGCGGCGGAGTTTCTGCGGCGCGAGCGCGGCATGAAAATCGTGGCGCGCAACTGGCGCAGTCCGCGCGATCGCCGCGACGAGATCGACCTCGTGTGCCGCGATGGCGGGGCGCTGGTGTTTGTCGAGGTGAAGACGCGCGCGGCCGGCGCGCTGGCGCAGGGGGCGGACGTGGTGGACGCGCGCAAAAAGAAAACGCTGCGGCGCGCGGTGTCGGTGTATTTGTGGAGTTTGGGCGAGGCGGCGCGCCCGCGCACGACGCGGTTTGACGTGGTCGAGGTGGAGCGGTTTCCGGACGGGCGGATGGAGGTGCGGCATTTCGAAAACGTGCCGCTGTTCGCGCGCGGGTCGGGGATGTGAGCGCGCGGAGACGGGATCTCTTATGCCAATTCCGAACAAGATTGTCACTTTAGCGGCGCGGTCGGAAGGCGGCGGGTTGCGTGCCATGGGCGTCCCCGCCCATGTTTTTTGGGGATGGCGGCGCGGAGCGCCGTGGCACGGGCGAGCCGCCCGTGCCACTCGATCCGGCAGGGCGGCGCAAAAGTGCCATTGCAGTTCGCCAATGGTATTACTCCGCAGGAACGATGCGGATGCTTTCGATGGCGAGGCGCTCGATGGGCGTGCTGCGTTCGCCGCCGGGCTGGCAGGGAACGGTCGCCAGGCGTTCGAGCACGTCGTCGCCGCCCACGAGTTCGCCGAAGGCGGTGTATTGACGGTCGAGGAAACGCGCGTCGCCGTGGCAGATGAAGAACTGGCTGCCGGCGGAATCGGGATGCTGCGAGCGGGCCATGGAGATGACGCCGCGCACGTGCGGCTTGGCGTTGAACTCGGCCTTGATCTGGTAGCCGGGACCGCCGGTGCCGGGCATGCCGTCCGACCCTTCCTTGGTGTTGGGACAGCCGCCCTGGATCATGAATCCCTTGATGACGCGATGGAACGCGAGGCCGTCGTAGAAGCCTTCGTTGGCGAGTTTCTTGAAGTTGGCGACCGTCTTCGGCGCGACTTCGGGCCAGAAGGCGATGGTCATTTCCCCGTAGGGGGTCTTGATGACGGCGTTTTCTTTGGGCGTGTTTGTGCTCATGAAGGGCCAAGCAAAACGCGACGCGAGCGCGCCGGGCAAGGATGAAGTGCCCGCGCGCGGACCACAAGGGAAGCGATGTCAGCAAAAGACGTGATATGCCGGGCATGCGGGCGTAGCGCAGGCATCTTGCCGGCACGAAAGGCCCGATTTCCAGAGGGAAGCCGGAGATTTCATGAATAGGTTGCCACGTGAGGGCGGCAACCTATCGATGAAACAAAAAAAATCCGCATTCACGATCAAGCCGTTCAAGAATCGCAACGGCGTGATTTCATTCCGCGTAGCCGGCTGGTTGCTCGGCGAGCGCATCCGCAAGAACTTCAAGACCCGCGAGGATGCCATTGCAGAGCGCGCCGCGCTCGAACTGCGCGTGCTCCAGTCGCAATCCAACCTGCGCGGCGCGAGCACATTTCTGACCGAGGCGCAGTTGCGCGAGGCCGAGGCCGCGTTTCTCCGGCTGGAGAAGGCGCGGCGTCCGCTCACGTTTTACCTCGACTACGCGCTGGCCAATTACCGCGAGCCCGAGGCCGCGCTGAAAATCACCGATGCCGTCACGACTTACATGAAGGCGCGCAAGGAGGACGTGCAACAGGCGTTGATAGGCAAACGGCAGTTGCGGAACATCCGGCTGGAGCTGACGGAGTTCCAGCGGCATTTTCCGACGCAGACGCTTGCGGAGGCGGGCACGGAGGCGTTGCACGCCTACATCCGGCGCGACAGTGGCTCGCTGAAGACGCAGAACAACCGGCGCGGCGTGCTGTGCGCGTTTTTCAACCACGCGGTGCGCAAGGAATGGGTGGGCGGCAACCCGGTGGCGAAAATCCCGCGCAACCGCATCGAGCACAATCGCGGCAGCGCCGAGGCGCTGACGGCGGAGCGCGCCGCGCAACTCATGGCGCATGTGGAGACTGTCCACGACGGAGCATTCGTGCCGTTTTTCGCGTTGTGCCTGTTCGCCGGCATCCGCCCCGAGGGGGAGATTTCCAAGCTGCCCGCGTGCGACGTGCGGCTGGAAAACAGTGCCATCACCATCGAGCCATGGGTGTCGAAGGTGAATATGCGCCGGCTGGTGACCATCCAGCCGAACCTCGCGACGTGGCTCAAAGCCTATCCGCTGGACGAATATCCGATCATTCCGCCCAAGGAGAAGATGAAGAGCATTGCCAAAAAACTCACGCGCATCCGCCAAAAATTCGGCGTGGGGCACGACGTGTTGCGGCACACGTTTATTTCGATGCATGTTGGAAAATTCCGTTCGATGGGCGACACGGCGTTGCAGGCGGGCAATTCGGAAAGCATCATCCGCCGCCATTACCTGAACGTGACCACGCCGCAGGAGGCCGGAACCTTCTTTGCCATCATGCCGATGCTTCGCGCCGTGCCGCAAACGGAGCCAGCGCCGCAGGCAGAGAGCGCGCCCACGCCCGCGCCCACGTCCGACCCGCAAAACCGGCTCGCCGCATAAACCCGCAACCGGGCGGATGCGGTTTCCCCGCCGCATCCGCCCTTCCTCCCCCCCTCCCGCCTCCGCCCGGCTTTTTTCGTTTCCGCGCCGCACCTGCGGAGAGCCAAGGCACGCCCACG
This genomic stretch from Termitidicoccus mucosus harbors:
- a CDS encoding YraN family protein — translated: MKAWLRKAWARLRGGDADKAGAPRGGRTEKQQHGAEGERAAAEFLRRERGMKIVARNWRSPRDRRDEIDLVCRDGGALVFVEVKTRAAGALAQGADVVDARKKKTLRRAVSVYLWSLGEAARPRTTRFDVVEVERFPDGRMEVRHFENVPLFARGSGM
- a CDS encoding peptidylprolyl isomerase — its product is MSTNTPKENAVIKTPYGEMTIAFWPEVAPKTVANFKKLANEGFYDGLAFHRVIKGFMIQGGCPNTKEGSDGMPGTGGPGYQIKAEFNAKPHVRGVISMARSQHPDSAGSQFFICHGDARFLDRQYTAFGELVGGDDVLERLATVPCQPGGERSTPIERLAIESIRIVPAE
- a CDS encoding tyrosine-type recombinase/integrase produces the protein MKQKKSAFTIKPFKNRNGVISFRVAGWLLGERIRKNFKTREDAIAERAALELRVLQSQSNLRGASTFLTEAQLREAEAAFLRLEKARRPLTFYLDYALANYREPEAALKITDAVTTYMKARKEDVQQALIGKRQLRNIRLELTEFQRHFPTQTLAEAGTEALHAYIRRDSGSLKTQNNRRGVLCAFFNHAVRKEWVGGNPVAKIPRNRIEHNRGSAEALTAERAAQLMAHVETVHDGAFVPFFALCLFAGIRPEGEISKLPACDVRLENSAITIEPWVSKVNMRRLVTIQPNLATWLKAYPLDEYPIIPPKEKMKSIAKKLTRIRQKFGVGHDVLRHTFISMHVGKFRSMGDTALQAGNSESIIRRHYLNVTTPQEAGTFFAIMPMLRAVPQTEPAPQAESAPTPAPTSDPQNRLAA